The stretch of DNA TCTGTTTATGACAGGGTTTGGCTTGTCTCCAATTCCTACTCTTTCTAATATAGTTGCTACACCACAGTAAATAGCAGGCTGTAGCAAACAATTACCCGCTCTTCGATAGATCCACCAGTTAACTGCTGATCCGTGCAGGAGCCTAGACTTAAAATTGAAAGTGTGAATAAAAGTATTTTTCCTCTCTTCTCGATAAAAACAAGGATAAGGCTGAAGGTGAGGTATTCGACCTAGCTCATACCACATCATTTACCCATACCAGTAACACCGACTTGGTGGTCGGTGACTACCCAGATACCAAAAATAGCGATGTAATTGTGATTACTGCTGGAGCCCAGCTAAAAGCTGGTCAAGATCGAAATTCTTTAGCTGCAGTGAATACTAAAATAGTGAGTGACATTGTCAATGAATGCTATGGGTACTCCCCGGAAGCTTTGATCATACTTGTGACCAACCCAGTAGATCTAAACTGTTATTTCGCGATAAAAAATAGCCCTTACCCAAAACATCGTGTGATTAGTACCGGAACTTTACTAGACACAGCAAGGTTTATGAAAATCTTGTCTGAAAAGATTCTTATTGATCCCAAAAATATCGGTGGCTATGTATTGGGAGAGCATGGAGAAACGGCAAGTATTCCCTGGAGTCTAGTCAATATTTGCGGGATTCCCCTCAGAACCTATTGCAATGAGAATGGCTTGCCCCAAGTTGATCAGGAAGAAGTTCGCAAGGCCGTTGTTCAAGCAGGCTATGAGATCTTCAAGCGCAAAGGCAACACAAACCACGGGATTGCTGCAAGTGTTTTTCGTTTGATTCGAACTGTTCAGCTCAACGAGCACTCTGTTCTTCCAGTTGGTTGCTTGCTTGAAGGTGAATATGGTCTAGATGATGTGGTCCTAAGTGTTCCAGCTGTAATCGGCAGAAAAGGTATCGAAAGAATTAGTTCATAACCTGACACTCGAAGAGTCTGCTGCGCTACAACATAGTGCCGATCAATTTATATCTTTGAGGGCTCAAATCAGTTAGGTTCCCCACCTATAGCTCTCCCTCTGGGAGGGCATTGCTATTGAATATCGCGATCGAATCGATCACAATGGATTCGAATTTTTGACTTGGATACCCAGATATACGTAGCTGCAATAGAACTAAGTACTGACCGCTTGCGCGGATTGGGCCGTATCTGACCAAGCCCGCTCTGCAACTATGTTAACCATTCATTACTTTCTGAATCTCCGCTGCCGCAAGATCTTTGATTTTCTCTCTACCACCGAATAGGTTGATAACTTTAGCTGCCTTGGACCAATCCAAGCAGGCTTGATACTGGTCGAGCGTGGTTCCCGCTACTGGTAGGTTTGGGTCGCATAGGCTGTTGATACAGTAGGCACACAAACTGAAGTTGATATGCGCCTCCACTGACCGAAAGTTCTTGCAGCGGCAGTCACCGTACCCATAAAACTGTTTCATTGTCTTATGCCAAACCTCAATTTTCCACCGCTTTGCATAATTGATCACGGCTTTTCTAGTGCTTAGATGTTGATCACTGGTCACGATATACTTCCGACTTGTCTTCCTAGCAGTCCTGCTTCTTTTTTCCGAACAGAAAACGGTCACTTCCCCAGATCCCTTGAGGTGTACATTTTTTGCTGTTCGAGCGCGATACTTCCGTACCCTATTTCCAATACCAGTGCCAGTTTTCATCTGGATGGTTCTCCATGGAATATGACGATTACGTCTGAAGTAATCCTTTACCGGTAATCCGTTAACATTTCTTCCACATGTGATAGAGGCAATGAAATTAAGTCCAGCATCCTGAATGGCATTTTGAATCGACTTGGCATCGTAA from Pseudobacteriovorax antillogorgiicola encodes:
- a CDS encoding transposase, producing the protein PQVITGGYNDNVTETYLKFLFNVCRTSPDSTHGNKYFEGHQFTNFVLIVNGDIIPLASVPLYSHYHCKELGIRYQSEIEIVTQWIEMLPESELLTADILSKIYVLLDSGYDAKSIQNAIQDAGLNFIASITCGRNVNGLPVKDYFRRNRHIPWRTIQMKTGTGIGNRVRKYRARTAKNVHLKGSGEVTVFCSEKRSRTARKTSRKYIVTSDQHLSTRKAVINYAKRWKIEVWHKTMKQFYGYGDCRCKNFRSVEAHINFSLCAYCINSLCDPNLPVAGTTLDQYQACLDWSKAAKVINLFGGREKIKDLAAAEIQKVMNG